A single Elephas maximus indicus isolate mEleMax1 chromosome 2, mEleMax1 primary haplotype, whole genome shotgun sequence DNA region contains:
- the TRIM7 gene encoding E3 ubiquitin-protein ligase TRIM7, translated as MAAVGPRTGPGAGAEALALAAELQGEATCSICLELFREPVSIECGHSFCRACIARCWEGPGTGVAAASRALPCPLPCPQCREPARPSQLRPNRQLAAVATLLRRFSLPATTPGERGNPDSAARAAAAGCALHGEPLKLYCQDDGRAICVVCDRAREHRTHAVLPLDEAVQEAKELLESRLKVLKKELEDYEVFRSMEEKESRELLKQMAAEREKVGAEFQALRAFLVEQEGRLLSRLEELSREVTQKQNENLAQLGGEITQLSKLSSQIQETACKPDLDFLQEFKNTLSKCNNVPGPKPTTVSSEMKNKVWNVSLKTFVLKGLLKKFKEDLRDELEKEEKVELTLDPDTANPRLILSLDLKSVRLGQRVQDLPDHPRRFDTNTRVLASCGFSSGRHHWEVEVGSKEGWAFGVARESVRRKGLTPFTPEEGVWALQLNSGQYWAVTSPERTPLSCGHLSRVRVALDLEVGAVSFYAAEDMRHLYTFRVNFHERVFPLFSVCSTGTYLRIWP; from the exons ATGGCGGCGGTGGGGCCGCGGACTGGCCCGGGCGCCGGGGCCGAGGCGCTGGCTCTGGCGGCAGAGCTGCAGGGCGAAGCGACGTGCTCTATCTGCCTGGAGCTCTTCCGCGAGCCCGTGTCCATCGAGTGCGGTCACAGCTTCTGCCGCGCCTGCATTGCGCGCTGCTGGGAGGGCCCTGGCACTGGGGTGGCAGCCGCGTCCCGCGCGCTGCCCTGCCCGCTGCCCTGCCCGCAGTGCCGCGAGCCCGCTCGCCCCAGCCAGCTGAGGCCCAACCGGCAGCTGGCCGCCGTGGCCACGCTGCTACGCCGCTTTAGCTTGCCGGCAACCACGCCGGGGGAGCGTGGGAACCCGGATTCCGCGGCACGAGCGGCGGCGGCCGGGTGCGCGCTGCATGGCGAACCGCTCAAGCTCTACTGCCAGGACGACGGACGCGCCATTTGCGTGGTGTGCGACCGCGCCCGCGAGCACCGCACGCACGCCGTATTGCCGCTGGACGAGGCGGTGCAGGAGGCCAAG GAGCTCCTGGAGTCAAGGCTGAAAGTATTGAAGAAGGAGCTGGAGGACTATGAGGTGTTCCGGTCCATGGAGGAGAAGGAAAGCAGGGAGCTCCTG AAGCAGATGGCagctgagagagaaaaggtgggtGCTGAGTTCCAGGCACTGAGGGCCTTCCTGGTGGAGCAGGAAGGCCGACTCCTGAGCCGTCTGGAGGAACTGTCCAGGGAAGTGACACAGAAGCAGAATGAGAACCTGGCCCAGCTTGGGGGTGAGATCACCCAGCTCTCCAAGCTCAGCAGCCAGATCCAGGAGACAGCTTGCAAGCCTGACCTCGACTTTCTCCAG GAGTTCAAAAACACACTAAGCAA GTGCAACAATGTGCCAGGCCCCAAGCCGaccacagtctcttctgagatgAAGAATAAAGTCTGGAATGTTTCCCTCAAGACCTTTGTCTTAAAGGGGCTGCTCAAGAAGTTCAAAG AGGATCTTCGGGATGAGCTGGAAAAAGAGGAGAAAG TGGAGCTGACCTTGGACCCTGACACTGCCAACCCCCGTCTCATCCTCTCTCTGGATCTTAAGAGTGTGCGCCTTGGACAGAGGGTCCAGGACCTGCCTGATCACCCACGCCGTTTCGATACCAACACTCGGGTGCTGGCATCCTGTGGCTTCTCCTCTGGCCGTCACCACTGGGAGGTGGAAGTGGGCTCCAAGGAGGGCTGGGCCTTTGGCGTGGCCCGCGAAAGTGTGCGCCGCAAGGGCCTCACGCCCTTCACGCCTGAGGAGGGTGTCTGGGCGCTGCAGCTCAACAGCGGGCAGTACTGGGCCGTGACCAGCCCTGAACGGACGCCCCTCAGCTGTGGGCACCTGTCCCGCGTGCGGGTCGCCCTGGACCTGGAGGTGGGGGCCGTGTCCTTCTATGCTGCAGAGGACATGCGCCACCTCTACACCTTCCGTGTCAACTTTCATGAGCGAGTGTTCCCCCTTTTCTCTGTTTGCTCCACTGGTACTTACTTGCGAATCTGGCCTTGA